The Biomphalaria glabrata chromosome 1, xgBioGlab47.1, whole genome shotgun sequence sequence CTATTGCAAGACTAACACTGAATTGGATTCTGAATCATGTTTACTAATTTATAtgcgttgttgttgtttttttgtgtcttttctACCCAAAACTATTCTCAAAACCTAATTCAGATTAGTCCTCCTAATGCTTTAAAAAGTGGGGAATCTTTTTGCATTTTTCGAAATagcatttttttccccccagtTGAATCAAGTTATAGCGAATCTTttccacaaatatttttttcttaaaaatgaaaaaaaaaatatcaaaacaaaataaatttaaaatctgAATGATACTGGAGATATAAACtgttttttattaaacatatacgtaatacaaatattaagtGTTCAGCAACATAAGGTTTGATAATGTTAGAAAAATTATGATATAAAGCAGTTTTGCAACAAACTGGAACTCTAAATTTGTATCGATATATTTTATGAATCCACTGCCACTGAAAGGCTTTAAAAACTATTAAtgagatttcatttttttttttcaggctatTTAGCGATATTAAACCTTATCAGAACACTGACCTGTTCAGGTACTATACCCAATTCATGTTGCAATTTTCTTTGCGCTGCTCTGATTACTCCAATAGCATTTGCTTCTTCAATCTCAGCAGGCACATTTAGTGGGTGGCTACAGCATGTATTTGTGAAATGATCTGAAAAATGATACAAATCAgtaatcaatttaaataaagtGGTAAGATTGATGTATTAGTCTCTACTGATAATTACAGCCTGCATAGCAGTAgaagtttattatttaaaaagttatctGCACTATTCTTTTCTTGATAAAACTCACCTGGAAAAGTAATTTTGGCTTCAGCTCGCTGCTGTAACAATAATTCTCCTTTAGTGTTGAATAGAAAAACACTAAAGGCTCTGTGTAACATGcctagaataaaataaaataaattttagaaGGTATTTGACCCAATAAAAAAGatgtttaaattttactttagtTTCATTGTGTTTTTGTGATTATAACTGATACTACTTTTAAGGGGAAAGTAAGGGTTCAACTTTTCTCTCTACTTTATAATTGAGAAATCAATATAGAAATATCCCTTCCTCCActgaaagatgaaaaaaaaaaggaggaggtatctgggagaggGTTTCCATGTTACCTTtgcaaaatttatttataaaacaattgcTCGAGTCTGGATTCAAACTTGGTCTTAAGCCTCCATGGAAGGATGACATGAAATCAatgagctattcaagtacttatataAATTGAAGGTTTTAGGGTTATCTATTGTCAGTTTTAAATTTAGCAaatgacctaattctctaaagaaggcttatctcccttagcttagtacattttccatacaaaacaaaattaaattaattatgactaattgattCAATAATTGGTTCATGTTTTATCCTCGAAaatgaattattgtgcaaagtttcagcttgatccaagaatgggaagtgggagagataaaatgtacaagtaacccagagacagagtgagttgatataagctttgtaaaggaAAAATGGACCATTAGACAGCAAGAGTATTCTTTAAAATACAATTACGGTAACTAATTGGATCAGTGATCTGTCTTATTTTGAAAAAGTGAATCTCAAAATCACAACATACCTTTGTTGATATTGTCTAGTAGGTGACATTCTTTCTTGGAGGCAGCCCCAATGGCATTATCATTTTCATCCACAAGAATACATTCTTCTTCCATTAGTTTCACTTGGATTTCATCCAGACCACTGAGTACATCATGGGTCGACATTCTTTAGAAAGATGATGAATAAATTGGTTAGAACATTTATACATAATTTATTGCTTAGTATTTATTTTATGCACTGAATACATTTATATCttcactatttaattaataaaagtaTACTTATTGAATAGGAAGGGGATCTGGTGATACTAACATATACTCACATAACACAACATTATATCCTCACACTGGTAAGATAGAGGTGGTGGAGAAAATGTGAACACTGTACTCATGACATATAATACATATTTCTGATTGAATTTAAAGAATTATAAATGTAACTATTAGAGGACTAATTGTTGCCCTTCATTACtacctttagaaaaaaaaaatgcatgacATAATCAGATTGTTAATAATAAGCTTTAAAAAGAGATACTAGAAGAGTGAGgttaagaaatatatattttttttaaatatacaccacATACAGGgtctcacatttttttttctttggttcatCTCTTTTCAATCCTTTTAAACAATATTACGACCATAATGATTAATTTCAGTTGGTcaaccttctattttttttttgggctccaataaatctatatatgtcaaaacattttttttaacaaattttatgAAGCAGCAATATATATGAACAATATGTGTTAACTATTTagattatattatagatctctagatctatattttttttaataagttaattttttttgttttacattagcTAAagcctaaatatttttttcgaaatatatagatttatatactagatctagtccagatatctagatttagaacacTTTTTAAGTAGATAtttatagacctatatatatagactatattatctctatatatatacaaacgcaaagtctagattgactagttcTAGCCTAGGTccataattctagatctagatatacaaaTACAATCAGTAGACATGATGGTAAAATCTGTACTTTGGGAATGGTGACAATAACCATATGACACTAGATCCTGAATACTGATAAAGATTTAAGATAGTCTATCTAGTTGCTATATTGtctctcatctcatctcatcatctgtCCATCAACTTTCGTCGTAAGGATGCTGTATGACAAATCCCTATACTTTTCCTGATCAACAGCTGCTctaagcaggatatcaagagacaggtccattcttttatgttatccagccagcttttctttggacaaacctttcttcgtgctcccacCACTGAACCCTgaagaatacatttttaacagtgagtcatgtcttacattACGACAGAACCAGTTCAGCTTTCATCtattcacagtattgaggagttcttctttttgccagccagagtgttgacttgtacttgtcttcttttcctaataataataactgacacccaacatttttctgtagcataaatttactatcaaaagcttggattcttctttcagcctcagcgttcagtgtcaACTTTCACAATCATTATTGGAGTACAAAACTACTCgcgaagaatacagttttaataTTACTAGGAAGCTGATTTTACTCTTCTTCCAGTTTTTCTACAATTTGGTCATGGCAACAGGTGCCACACTTAAACgggtttttatctcttttattgatcTCTTGCTAGAAAATGAGTACTAATAGtattatacaataaatattaattagatctagatctagtaata is a genomic window containing:
- the LOC106051920 gene encoding isopentenyl-diphosphate Delta-isomerase 1-like; this encodes MSTHDVLSGLDEIQVKLMEEECILVDENDNAIGAASKKECHLLDNINKGMLHRAFSVFLFNTKGELLLQQRAEAKITFPDHFTNTCCSHPLNVPAEIEEANAIGVIRAAQRKLQHELGIVPEQVPLEDFHYLTRILYKAENVPQDNKWGEHEIDYILFIQRDVDVVVNPNEVKSYRYVSQQELTEIVEKGNNKELLLTPWFKLIVTNFLQKWWNNLHNIESQADRDTIHRMV